The window caaaggtacatgtgtctgtcgAGTCCTCAGTCACTTGCACGAACATTTCCCGAGTAGGAGGTTCCGTGGATCGGATCAACTGTAACCATCGTGGAGTGCCagctagttgtatatatgtatatatgtatgtatatatttatatatatatacatatatatatttatgtatgtatgtatgtatgtatatatgtatatagatatttatgcatatattatatatatatatatacgtttatatgtatatacgtatgtatatatgtatttctatgtgtatatatattctttgtaagcccagtacttattctatcgatctctttttgccgaaccgctaagtgacggggacgtaaacacaccagcatcggttgtcaagcgatggtggggggacaaacacagacacgcaaacatatacacacacatacatacatatatataatatatatatatatatatatattatatatatatatatatgtgtatatatatatatatgttatatatatatatgtatatatatgtatatatatatatacatatattcgactggcttctttctgtttccgtttaccaaatccactcacaaggcattggtcggcccgaggctatagcagaagaaacttgcccaagatgccacgcagtgggactgaacccggaaccatgtggttggtaaacaagctacttaccacacagccactcctgcgcctatatctgtatatatatgtatttacatatatatatgcatatatatatgtacatatatatgtgtctttatatatatatatatatgtgtgtgtgtgtgtgtgtgtgtgtgtgtgtgtgtgtgtgtggtgtgcgtgtgtgtgtatgtatatatatatatatatgtatttataatgtatataaatgtatgtatttatgtatatgtggatttatatatataggtatatatgtatttacatatatatatatatatggtatatatatatgtatatatatatgtatttatatatatatatgtatatatgtatatgtatgtatatgtatttaatgtatgtgtatttatatgtatatgtatttatatatatattatatatatatatttataatatataatatatatatatatatatgtctttatatatatatgtatatatatatatatgtattgccatataatatatttatatgcatttatacatgtacatatatatgtaaatatatatatttacatatatatgtatttgtttatgcatgaatgtgtatgttcgtgcttgtgtgtgtatgtgtgtgtgtgtgtgtgtgtgtgtgtgtgtgtgtgttttatttagtACGTTTTTGTAATTgattcatttatttgttcattcatttaCTTGGTATCTGAAAATACGCGTAAAGTCACTCGAGGAAATATTCCAATTTACCGGCGTCATTTATAACAATACAGGTTTACatattatttttgcttattttatctttttcatcATTTCCTTTTTCTAATCTTCAGATTAATATCTGAGGTCTTTCCCTCttttttaggaaaaaaaacaGCTTCGATATCGATTATAGCTTGATTATATTGACACGAGAATATAATTCTCTTGTCACTTTCTTGACAGTTTCGAGATAATCCAGACAATGTCTTGGAAAGCCGTTGATTATTAAAACaaagtatatactcttttaacGGAGAGAGCTTAAACCAAAACTTGATCcgtttttctgtatttatttctaaCACAAACATCGGTGTCAACAATCTTTAGTACAGAGGAAATGgaaatttctgatatatatatgcctttcttGTTGTCTTTGATAATATTATTGTATTCAATCGGCTCCAACTGGGAATCGAGATTTTAACACCAAATTGATTCATCGAAATTTCACCTCGATCTGTTGccatttctttctcattctcattctaCAGCTATAACTTATAACCATTTTTTATACGACAAGTCGACTTCTGAAGTACCAGTACTCAACTGAGCATCATTTTACACAATTCTTAGACACCATTTTAAAAGAAACTCGTATGGTCAATCCCATCGTgacaaatattcataaaattatataaattcagAACTACAAGCCAATGAAACGTTCGTTAGTTATGAGGTCACCCTCCCCTAGAACAGATAATGTAGACAATCAACCATCAGTTTGTATTCCACTGCATTCGTTGAGTTTCCTTCTTTTGTAAGaccattaagatatttttctttccttattccttattaagaaattattaggttctttctttttttaaagatctGCTTTCAAGAGTAGCTTAGTTATTTCTGTAGATAATGGTTTTCTAAGGAACTTGCAGAACTcgttttaaaatatctattttagaAATGAATCGCCATCGTTGAGGAGTTACGCAAAAAATTACGTAGACCTCAAGGCAAACAAAAATGCTTTTAGGAAGACCGTGAACTATTATTACTGTAATTTCCGTTCATGAGAttgagaataaacaaaaacaaactagaatattcataaaatacatttagcaaaatcgaaaaaaaaaaacaaaatatttctagaATATTTTCGAATATAAGCGATTGTTTTCAGTAAAGGTATGGTAAGGAGTCTGGGTATTTTCCGGTTCTAATACATCCAAGTGGCATGCTactgtctttctctctgagtGTGATTACTCGTGAACGCAAATGCTTTTCCATACCGGGGTAGCTGTTCGTCCCTTCATAATCAAATTCATCAGCATTAGAGACATCTGATTTGTGGTGTACATAACCTGGAGGATAAAACGTTTTCCCCTGACGTTTCATTATGTGActctgaaaaataatgaaatggaaaatattttgtaattttaggtGAATAGTGAATGAAATTCAGCACGATGAAGGgagtttttattaataattgtcTCCATCAGTTTTCGACTGTTGGAAAAAAGAGTAATAAATAGTAACGACAAAGTTAAAGATGTAACTCTTTTAATATGCAACTCTTTCGAAAAAAAATCATGCTTGCAGAATTATCGATAGATTCAAGTGAGCGGGAGAGAAATTTGGCAGGAATATGCGATCGAGAATGTTACGGAGTGTATAGATGATCGTGAATCAAATACAAGTTAGTTACAACAAGTCGAGTTTATTCGAAAAACTCCTCCTCCCCCATCAAATTTTGGGGGACTtttgcctatattagaaacagtTATTGGCCGAATGTTTTGCACAAGTTCCCGTCTGACGAGACAGAAGTGTCTGCTTTTCATCTATTCCCAACACACTCTGCTAGATGGGCTCGGTATGCCATGACTTTTCATATGTAGACGTTTGTTGAGAACACGAAACCTGCTGATTTTGTAGAATGGTGAGCTGATGGGGTCTCATTTGAATATAAGTAGCAATGCGAAATAGAACAACATGTCATATTCATATCAAAAATATCTGAACTTACACAAGAGActttatgaaaatttatatttgatatttcaattttttcccctttttcttccagCATTAAGAGATCgtcttttttgtattttacacacacacacaccacacacacacacaccacacacacacacacacacatatatatatatataatatatatatatatataatatatatatatatatacaaagaaaacaaggacgggtcattcggagttttttatcttcagtcgagttccagattatctttgcaatttcggctggttatactcgaatatatatatacatatgtatatatatatatatatatatattatatatatatatatagatagatagatagatagatagatagatagatagatagatagatagatagacatatatatatatataaatatacatatataaatacatatatatatatatataaatatacatatataaatacatatatatatatatatattatatatatatataatatatatatatatatatatatatacatatgtgtgtgtgtgtatatatatatatacatgcatgtatatatatatatatatacatgcatgtatatatatatatatatatatataatatatatatatatataagcaaggaaaaattgtaaaaatgcagaatgctcaaatgaaagaaaattttaatgaaatgagaaattgacTTAAAGACTTAAActccaaattctatatattccccttctaccaatgtaaagacgggatcaccacacaggagagaattaacaaggagaatctctttattgaaaaattccaaacacaacttaatatgcaaactcctcgttgatcaaacttcctttttctacctcattcttcatgaatggactaacacaaatatataaggataccatgcattcatcacttcaagctaaaacttatattctttaaatatcatttttactattgttgttattactatcatttttattataaatgatatgacaatctgaaatgcaattgtctatgcagatttatataattagaaaataatataaataaagtgttaaaatctgaaagttaagttaacaaacaattatataaaaaagataacgcaaatgaagctaaaatgataattttataatttgggttttactAACAgcctttattgaagaactcaaaagagttgtctccccttattcacaacacaagaactgaagaaccacaattactactacttcctgttttgccatCATCCTCaattaaaccaaacaacacatgctcttaatcccattggatcctaatacctcaaggtaattttttcgtgaacaatcattaaactcaagatacacaacgaactcacaatgtatcggagtacttattttttaatttttgtacatttttattattattcttttgcaaaaaacaatgcaattttcttttttcccctttctaatttttaaaaaacttttttaacctaaatattcttgacaagtcatacaatgacgaaaaccggtttgaataaatatatatttatatattttatcaatttctcatttcattaaaattttctttcatttgagcattctgcatttttacaatttttccttgcttatcatttctccacgtgcggtcaacacaaccccaccatttattgatctatatatatatatatatacatgcatgtatatgcgcatacacacatgcgcacgtgtgtgtgtgtgtgtgtgtgtgtgtgtacatgcgcgtgtgaaataatatcaaaattaaacaatatttttaattaatatcctTACTGAAGTATCTTGAAGTTGCTTTTCTATAGACCCATATTTATGAATATCGTTAGGAAGACACATGGAATACGTCGTTCCCATGTTCATGTTTATCTTGTGACCACCAgcaggaaatatattttttttatcagactGGACCTGAAAATATAGTTACAGAAATTTATGATTCGTCTTTCATTTCTCCCTAGGCTGTTGATTGGGagagaatcagaaaaaaaaaccactttgaagtatttatcttttatttttcgcttattttagtcattttagtcgaatgaaacgaccacagtatttgtttttttatacaccgggtacttattctatttgcctcttttgccgaacagctaagtatacacaccaacaccggttgacgaGCAGTGTAGTGGggaacagacacaaaggcacacacacacacaaacacatacgacaggcctctatcagtttcctatttctttattgcccacaaggggctaaacatagaggggacaaacaaggacatacaaaggggttaagttgattacatcgacccctgtgcgtaactggtacttaatttatcgacccctaaaggatgaaaggcaaagtcgaccacggcggaatttgaactcagaacgtagcagcagacgaaatacctatttctttactactcacaagaggctaaacacagagagaacaaacaaggacagacaaacggattaagtcgattacatcgaccccagtgcgtaactggtacttaatttatcgaccccgaaaggatgaaaggcaaagtcgatctcgacggaatttgaactcagaacgcagcggcagacgaaataccgctaagcatttcgcccagcgtgctaacgtttctaccaacttgcttctatcagtttccgtctaacaaatccacgcGCACgtggttttggtcgacccgaagctatagcagaagacacttgcccaaagatccacacagtaagactgaagtcggaaccatgcggttcggaagcaagctttttaccaaccAGACACGCCTGTTtcagctttttacgttctgaattgtaATCCTGTAGATGTTGATGTTTACCTTTTAACCTTTcggaggccgataaaataaagtaccaataaagTACTGGGAATGATAGTTTCGTCTAATTTTCTCCCCTCAAAACATTGCTGGTCTTTTGCCAAAACTGGAAAAAACTATTTTGTTTCTCCTCACATTCCCTCCTGGCTGACCATCAGGTTCGTAACACACACGATGCACAAAGAATCACGCTACTTCTCCAtgccactcacacacaaacacatacacaaactcgcaCACCagcctgcacaaaaaaaaaaaaaaaacatttgcctgCTTTGTTCGATCTCCAGCCGAAACTACCCAGTTTAGCCTATTCTGCATCTCCGGCCAAACAGCAGACAAGCATGAACAGTCTAGGAGAAAACGTCTCTCAATTGACATGTACCCTTTCCGATGAAATGTGGTCGCCTGCTAAAGTAAGATATATGAGTGTTCAATGAGgccaatattaattaaatataaggcggcgaattggcagaattgttagcacgccaggcgaaggcgaaatgcttagtgacatttcaacCGTCTtcaggttctaagttcaaattctgtcgaggttgactttgcctttcattcttacggggtcgataaaataagtaccagttgaatactggggtcgacgcAATCGATTTACgtctccccgaaattgctagctctgtgccaaaatttgaaatcgatattaatttaatataaggcaacgagctgggggaatcgttagcaagccgggcaaaataagtagcggcatttcgttcgtgtttacgttctaagttcaaattctgccaaggtcgactttgcctttcatcctttctagtcgataaaataagtaccatttgaacactgggggtcgatgtaatcgacttacccctgcctaaaactgctggcattgtaccaaaatttgaaatcaatattaattcaatctatctATAAAGAAAAAGTCAAGAacaaataagaattatatatgtCTTACCGTTTGTAAAATCGATAACACAGTCTTCTTTTGCTTCTCAAAAGGAAACATACTTGAAATATATTCTTCACCAAGTTTAGTTTGAGAATCAGTTAGATATCTAAAATTAACCAAtacaaaaatttaattcaaagTCTCGTAAaacgatgtttaaaaaatatgtatatgaagaacATACAGTTAGACTGGAAACAGTCTTCTGGGGATGAACAGTTGTGCTTACCTCTTAATGATATCAAGAACGGCCAAACGGTCGTATGGACTAAATACCCTCAGCAACATCCGTGCATTCTGACACGTCGTTTTACACATGCGCTGAAGAAGAACAAACAATtattacttaaaatattttggCATTGGCAGAACGGGCAGACTGTATTCCCAGGACGTAACTATGCTCTTTCCTGTTCTATGTTAATTTTCGAAAtgtttggctttgcctttcatcttcaagAATTGGAGCAGTCGATAAATACGCATCAGTCATATATTGCCATTGATTTAATCGATTCAGTCAATTCTttcccacacacaaaaaaaaacaaaaacattctagtCTTGTACCAATGTTCGAAGCCATTATTTAAATTGTTTCCTTTAATAGAGTGCTGACAAAGTACCTTACGGCATTTAACGAAGCCCGCCCGTTTACTTTCTCTGATCAATTTTCTCATTCATTCTTCTCATCACTAAAATATAAGGTGCCATTCACATACTGgattcgatataattgactatatataccgacatatgtaaaataaaattttaaaagtcacTTACTGTTGCCATTATTCGAAATGCTTCTATTTTAATGGGTGGAGAATGAAATTCAGCTAAAATGGCATCGACCTAAAAAATAATTGCACACACAGAAAAATTTGAGTATATTGAGTATATAGCGTAGGTTACGAAGTACTTTGTATCGTCACAAAACTGTAACGTCTCGTCATTTGTTATGTCGTTAGGGTCTCCATGAAAACTtcgatttacagaaaaaaaaacatatatattactaatataactgtatgtgtatacatacatattctgttaTGTTGAAAATCCAATGAAGGAGccgtggatctaggttagaaaccggttctttctctattggcatgaaatcttgaaataaaattgaatatttacatacatacatacatacatacatacatacatacatacatacatacatacatacatacaaaaagctccattaatgttgaaattccaatgaaggagccttgaatctaggttagaaaccggctctttattgCGTATCAAGACAATTACCCACTAAGACAATTCACCGACGACAACTAACCCCTAATACAATTATCCCCTTGGTTAAGTGCTCCCTccccaatatattaagaagttttaaatcatcatctaaAAGTGTGAATTATACACTATTCCTCACAAATATTGTATGACATGTTTTCATCATTGCTAACTACGGCATTAATACGGGctgaaatatctaaatattgcTTTCTAACTACGGCATTATTACGGGctgaaatatctaaatattgcTTTCTAACTACGGCATTATTACGGGctgaaatatctaaatattgcTTTCTAACTACGGCATTAATACGGGctgaaatatctaaatattacTTTCTAACTATGGCATTAATACAGGctgaaatatctaaatatttctttctagaTGGCTGTTTATCAAAACCCGTCAAGGATTGAGTCATAAGTACTTGTTGTAATGCTTGCtcttttttgatatatttaaaaaacttGCAGTTTGGGTAGCAACAAGTAGcatttcataaaagaaaaaaagcacctgtgctaccCTTCTACAACATTGTTCTTAGAAGTTCATCCGACGTTCTGTTGTACATATTCCATAGATCCATTCCAAATACTGGTTCTCGTCGTCTTCCTTCTTCGTGTGCgcgcgcaatggaagtgggatttTTTGTGAAGTCTTTCTTTGtagtgtttcagttatttgtttttcagtttcagatgggttttttcttttagtttttaaattttgggtAATATTTCGCATTGAGGTTGAGGTATTTAATGCTTTTccgttattttttgtttgtttttttacctttgaaaattttaaagatttttgagctagttttatttcttttaatttttgttttatttttatgtttgtttctgttgttttgcatCTTTGTTCGCTTACTATGTggatttattttttgatttggttgaatctcaGTATTTGTTTtgggtcagttatttttagccttttgacagaaaaaagtcattcgAAAATTGCTTTTTAACGTAACCGTACctaaacaagtcgaatgcttacacagagcaggttttacagccacatcctCCAAAACGACCGGGTGAAAACGGGCTTAGCTGCTATTTTCTGTACAAAATTCGGTgttgtataaatttttaattagttCAGTTATACATTGTATAACATTTTTCACCTCTTACATCCGTATAGTTTCTAAGCCCCACACCAAACGTCACATTTAACAAACCCCCGTATTTAACacgaatttttatttttgtattttctgtatCTCTTCGAGCACTTACGGTTTGAGGGGGTACCCAGCTCGCGGGGTATCCAGTTTCTTTTGTGGCCACAGAGGCtgctgcatatatattatatcatttaacCTGGTCATATTGACATTTGTTTCTGCAGCTGTTAGTTCTGTGACGGCCAGATTCATGTTAACTACTATTGATGTcttattatcaattttaatgtTTGGGAGGTACAGTCGGTGGTCAATACTGAGATCTGTGGCTTTCAAGTCTTTCATTATGCTCATTTTtagagtatcataatcattaattTCGCCTTcactgtttccaggttttagatttgtttcgTATTCCCTCCCGTTCATATTTTTGTCAGTGGTGTTCTGGTTTGGTGCATTTTGCTCATCATTATACATTCCTGCGGTTTGGGtttgttgtcttttgttgtttacttCGTTTTTCTTGGAAATGTTACGTCTGCCTTCGTATTTTACAGTCCCAGTGCTTATGATAGTatttggcattattattattattattattattattattattattattatattattattattatggctttgtaccaaaattagaaagaagtaTTATGATagttgtagtattagtaatagtagaattagtaatagtagtatcagttgtagcagcagcagcagtagtagtagtagtagtggtaatagtagtagtagtagtagtagtagtagtagtagtagtagtagtagtagtagtagtagtagtagtagtagtggtggtgatggtagtagtagtagtagtagtagtatatttctttactgcccacaaggggctaaacatagaggggacaaacatggacagacaaaaggattaagtcgattacatcgaccccagtgggaagctggtactttatttatcgaccccgaaaggatgaacggcaaagtcgacctcagcggaatttgaaacttagaacgtaacggcagacgaaatacggctacgcatttcgcccacggcgtgctaccgtttctgccagctcgccgcctcaagagtagtagtagtagtagtagtagtagtagtagtagtagtagtagtggtggtggtggtggtggtggtagtagtagtagtagtagtagtagtagtagtagtagtagtagtagtagtagtgggagtgtagtgtagtagtagtagtagtagtagtagtagtagtagtagtaccacccCAAAAGTtctccattgatttttttttttcttatttaatatccataatgaaaatattttctgcaggagtgttttcttgtttttttattaatctaATTTGATGGCCAAACAAACTGCTTCAGTGTGATTACTTTCCCTATCACCCGCTTATTCTACATCTTCACTTTCGCCTGatgcatatattttcaataaagaatCGTCTGCCTTCCCTTTTCTGCTAGATTGTTTCcgtattatcatttttaaaaaaaaaacttatgcatgtatttatgttgcAAGGTAGATAGGTACCAAGGAAATTAAATagctatgtgcatgtatgtatgtatgtatgtatgtatgtatgcatgcatatgtgtatgtatgtatgtatgtatgtatgtgtgtgtatgaatgtatgtatgtatgtatgtatgtatgtatgcttgcatgcatgtgtgtatgtatgtatgtatgtatgtatatgtgtgtatgtatgtgtgtatgtatttatgtatgtgtgtatgtatttatgtatgtatgtatgtatgtatgtatgtgtgcgtgtgtgtatgtatgtatgtgtgtatgtatgtatgtatgtatgtgtgtatgtatgtatgtgtgtatgtatgtatgtatgtatgtatgtatgcatgcatgcatgtgtgtatgtatgtatgcatgtatgcatgcatgcatgtgtgtatgtatgtatgtatgtatgtgtgtgtatgtatgtgtgtatgtatgtatgtatgtatgtatgtatgtatgcttgcatgcatgtgtgtatgtatgtatgtatgcgtgtatgtatgtatgtatgtatg of the Octopus sinensis linkage group LG1, ASM634580v1, whole genome shotgun sequence genome contains:
- the LOC118763689 gene encoding uncharacterized protein LOC118763689; amino-acid sequence: MDDISFSKIVQGIRQADFSEKKLQFLRLSTGNFTIEQVDAILAEFHSPPIKIEAFRIMATRMCKTTCQNARMLLRVFSPYDRLAVLDIIKRYLTDSQTKLGEEYISSMFPFEKQKKTVLSILQTVQSDKKNIFPAGGHKINMNMGTTYSMCLPNDIHKYGSIEKQLQDTSSHIMKRQGKTFYPPGYVHHKSDVSNADEFDYEGTNSYPGMEKHLRSRVITLREKDSSMPLGCIRTGKYPDSLPYLY